In Lolium perenne isolate Kyuss_39 chromosome 5, Kyuss_2.0, whole genome shotgun sequence, the sequence aaaaatcagagggtgaaaaaaataaagaaaataaacttttatagcacatagaggatgacatgcgggtcccatgagccgacgggttcctcaacgtttcaaacgtggcatgagatcgaaagaaaaaggcaagtgaccaaatatgaggagccaaaaataattcaagaaaagaaagttttatagtacatagaggatgacatgcgggtcccatttagcagcagcggtatcaccgtttgagaggcggcaggggatcaaaagaaaaatgaaattgccaaaaatcagagggtgaaaaaaaaccaagaaaatgaacttttatagtacatagaggatgacatgcgggtcccatgagcatgCAGgtgcctcaacgtttcaaacgtggcatgagatcgaaagaaaaaggcaagtgaaaaaatatcaggagccaaaaataattcaagaaaagaaagttttatagtacatagaggatgacatgcgggtcccatttagcagcagcggtatcaccgtttgagaggcggcaggggatcgaaagaaaaaggcaagtgaaaaaatatgaggagccaaaaataattcaagaaaagaaagttttatagtacatagaggatgacatgcgggtcccatttagcaacagcggtatcaccgtttgagaggcggcaggggatcgaaagaaaaaggtaagtgaccaaatatgaggtgccaaaaataattcaagaaaagaaagttttatagtacatagaggatgacatgcgggtcccagttagcagcagcggtatcaccgtttgagaggcggcaggggatcgaaagaaaaaggtaagtgaccaaatatgaggtgccaaaaataattcaagaaaagaaagttttatagtacatagaggatgacatgcgggtcccagttagcagcagaagctatcaccgtttgagaggcggcaggggatcgaaagaaaaaggcaagtgaccaaatatgaggtgccaaaaaaactccaagaaaagaaagttgattgcacatagaggatgacatgcgggtcccatttagcagcagcggtctcaacgtttccaaggcggcaagggatcaaaagaaaaaggaagtagccagaaatcagggggtcaaaaaaaatccaagaatagaaagaattttggttcatagaggatgacatgcgggacccatgatcctgcatcgtaaacggctcgatcggagaacgttgaacgagatggcgcgatctagaaaaaaacaatgccagagaggctgccatctgggccctacatccctcggcggtgcggatttgcgttgactcggccggcgaacccgagatttcgagatgcaccacgtcccgggccaccatacgcgacgttttggccgctttcgtcgggctaggtggcctcaaaaacgagaaaaaaaagttttgacatgcaccacggagggacccaaaatcgtcggccatggtacaccagcaaccacggcgcgacttcaacttcgtcggccatggcaacttttcttgtagtgatgagCGAACGGTGTTTGTCAAAGTCAACATCCGATGATAGGAAAAAGTCCATGTTGTCGTTGCCCTGTCAACGATAGTGCCATCAGGGGGTCCTCAAGGCTAGGGTTAGTAGTGGATCTAGACGACGGGATGTTTAGGTTGTTGTGAGTCGGCAATATACCTAGGTTTAGGTCCCCTcgatggaggatcgctacgtcccgcTATAAATTCAGTATAATGGATAAAATACATGTTACAATGATGTGCTTTGCGTTGTGCTAAAGTTTGTTCCCTGGACAGCTTATAAAGGAGTCAGAACCTACGGTTCGATGGAGGTAAAGACCTAGCCAACTACGGAGTCCTAGTCTATGTCGACAAGTATGATGTGTCTTATACTTCAAGTCTCCATCTTCCGGAACCTTTTCGAATCTAGCTTGGGCCTCCATCTTCTAGCAACTAGCCCGCTCGACTACACCTACATCTTAGCCACTAAAATGGGCCACCCGTGCTTGCTAACCTAAGATCCCTTTCGTGACACATCCTAATCGACATGTGTCCAagatagaaaaacaagagagcgAGTAATTCTTGAGAGTTCTACCTGCCAAGGAGAGAAACCTTCCTTTTCCGTGTTACATTTTCCCCACCTGACTCTCCCATTCAATTACCATGATTTTTCGACCACTAATCGGGAAGCCCAAATATGTGAAAGGGAGGCTGCCCCCTGAAAATTGAGAAAAGTAGCCGCCCTAGCTTGGTTAGCGGGTGACACCACATAACAATCACCTCatttttatggaagttaatttcaTATATTACATTGGATCGAAGCAAAGCAAATTCACTTTAAATTCCAACTACATCATTATTTTGAATCATCATCAGGGTGTCTTCAACATACCGAAGATGCATGATCCCCTAGGATCAAGTGAGGAACAACACAATGGATGTGACTTGAGCGATTTGCTGCAGTCAAGCAGGCTGCGAGGGCATCAACCACTAGGTCAAAGAAGGGCATATGGATGGGTCTCCATGTCCCCTGCCCCCGATTTGTTGCGAAAAAATAGGTCGACCTCGTCGTTGATGCATATCCCACTTTGTACACCCAAGAACAACCACATGATCTACGCAATGAAACCATGCACAAACCATTTTTCGAAGATAACTTTGTTGAGGAAGTGGAAGGGTATTTCCCTCCCCGAAGTGGTTTTGGTGTAGATGGCAAGAAAATTAGCAGATTAATTATGTCCTTGAACTTGATAAGTATATTTAAAGATGGCACAAGACGTTTCGTCGCTCCTTAAAAGTGAAGAGAGTAAACTTCATGACTTTTTTTTTGAGTCGTATGAAAACTATAACATTAAGAGGGGGTCTGCTTCGAAGTTTATGTGTCAAAGGATTTTCACACACACAAACCCAAAATATGCACCCTCAACTTACCCTAAGTTGAGAGGAGTTCACCCTCTTTCTCTAGCCCATTTGCGTAGTTTTCTCTAGGCCCTGAAGTATCGGACATGCCACCGATTGTACCAGCCCTTTCGAGTGCCGTTTGTACCGGTGCTAGTACCGAGCTTGTAGCGCACGGTGATGCGTTGCTCTTGTATCCCAAGAGATGATAGTGTGATCATTCACATCATGATTTCAGAAGATAAACCTATCACGAAATGAAATATGTGATCTAGCATTTCCGGGCTTTGCTTTTTCTGATTGAGCCCGAGCTCATGCAACCTGGTTCAAAGATTACCTCCACATGCATCATAAAATCCGTGCCTCTTCACGTTCAATGAAGTTTGTTTGGAGAACACTAAATTGATTGTATTTGTCGCTAGGTGGTAGTAGGTACAAAGATCTTTTTGTATTTTTAGATTTTCTTAAGTTTATGAATAGACCGGTGTATTTTCTCGCAAAAAAAGAAACTAATTTCGTCTGGAGAACATAACTTTAACTGGAGTTCCTGCAGGATTTTTTTCCCTCCGAGCGAGAAAGCAAGAGTCTGCCACGGCGACGAGTGAAGTCGAAAGACAGGAACACATGTCCAGATCAGATCAACCAAAAAGAAGACGGAGCTCAATCAAATTCATCGGATAATCTGACACCTCAGCTCCGTCTCATCTCCCTCGTCCTGTCCCCGTCCTCTAGGTTGCTCGCCAGTTCGGTACACCTGCCCTGCCCTCCTCCCAGCActagcagcagcagcggcagctcACGCGTCGCGCGCACGCGGAAGGCATGGCCACGGCGCCGCACAAGCCCCTGGCGGCGATCACCGCCGCCGACCTCGCCGCGGCGGGGGCGGCAGCAGCCGACGCCGCCGCGCTCCACTCGGCGGTCCGGACCGcgctcggcggcggcgcctcccccGCCGCGGCGTGGGCCGAGCTCTCGCGGGCCGCGCTCCGCCCGGACCTCCCGTTCGCCGTCCACCGCATGCTCTACTACGGCTGCTTCGCCGGGTCCCCGTCCGCCACGCCGCCCGCCTGGACGCCCCACCCGTAAGAGCCCGACACCTCTCTCTCTCCCGCTCTACCGCGGTGCTCTGACGTGTTGGGGTTTTCCGCAGCGAGGAGGCGGCCCTCACCAATGTCGGCCGCGTCCTGGAGGCGCGGGGGAGGGAGCTCATCGGCGAATCCTACAAGGACCCAGTCGCCAGCTTCAGAGACTTCCACAAGTTCTCCAACGAGAACCCAGAGGTAACCGTCCCCCAACAGATTCTATCTCCTTCTCCCACCTACCCGTTATCCTTCGAGAAGTGGGCTTACAGTTTCAGCCCGGTTTCTGCCTTGCAAGAACAGGCATACTGGAAGCTGGTCTTCGAGGAGATGGGCATCGCGTTCAGCGTGGAGCCATCCTGCATCCTGCGCGACAGCGACGCGTACCCCGGCGGCGAATGGTTGCCGGGGGCTGTGCTGAATGCGGCGGAGAACTGCCTGGCCGCTAAGCCCGGGAGGAATTCAGGCGACGTGGCCATTGTGTGGAGGGATGAGGGGAAGGATTCCGAGCCCCTCAACTTTGTTACTCTCGAGGAGCTGAGGAAACAAGTTTGGTAATGATATACTGCTCTAaaacattactagtggtagttCTGAACTTCTGATTAGCTATGTTTGCTTCACTCAAATCTAACTCCACAAGTGCTTCTTCGCACTTCTGTCTGGAGCAGCCTTGTGGCCAATGCGCTCGACACGCTGGATCTGCCAAAGGGATCTGCTATTGCGATCGACATGCCTATGAATGTGAATGCCGTCGTTATCTACCTCGCCATCGTGCTAGCAGGATACGTTGTCGTCTCGATTGCCGACAGCTTTGCGGCACCAGCAATATCGACGAGGCTGAAGATATCGGAGGCAAAAGCAATTTTCACCCAGGTACTTAGTTAATCCCTGTTCCCACCGTATTGTTTTGATGAATGTGTTTATCTAATAGTATGCTTTAATTCGTTTTGTTCCATATATAAAGGCAAAGTTCTGGCAATATTGATAGTCTTTTTGCTTGCCAGGATTGCATCCTTCGTGATGACAAGGAACTGCCGTTGTATAGGTGCGTTGTTCAGGTCCACATACATCGATCATAACTCATAGCAAGAATTTGTTTCTCACACATCATTTTTTAAATCCTACAGTAGGGTTGTGGAGGCCAAGGCCCCTATGGCTATCGTGATCCCTGCAAGGGGATCCACACCGATAAAAGGACTCCGTACTGATGACCTTTCCTGGCAAGATTTCCTTGGAAGGGCTGATCCTACGAAGTATGGTAGTTTCTGATTATGCATTTCCTGTGCTAACTGCTAGTGCTCATTCTCCTGAATGACTACCTCTTGCCCCTTTATAAGTACACTGCACTAATACAACAAAAATTGCAGGGCTGATATTTACACCGCAGTCGAGCAACCTGCCTACCAGTTCAGTAATATCTTATTTTCATCAGGGACCACAGGTGACTTCTAATTTCGACATGTAGTGATTTGTCATCAGTCCTCGTACACAACTACCTGCTTGTCTATTATTTACATTAAACATGCAGAAGTAGATCCTCACTGATGATTAGTGATTTATGAGTTGATCTAGTACTATTCAAACTTTCTGACGGTTCCTCATGTTCAGGGGAGCCAAAGGCGATTCCATGGACTCATTTGACCCCTCTTAAGGCAGCTGCTGATGGATGGTGCCACATGGATATTCGTAGAGGTGATGTTGTTGCATGGCCTACAAACCTTGGCTGGATGATGGGTCCCTGGCTTGTCTATGCATCGCTACTGAATGGAGCATCCATGGCGCTGTATAATGGCTCCCCGAATAGTTCAGGTTTTGCAAAGTTTGTACAGGTAAAGTTAGTTTGATAAACAGATAATTCAATTTTGCAAAAGAGTGTCGAAAGGCCTTGCATGTATTTTATTATATCAGTTATGTTCATTTAGTTACTCAGTACACACCATCAGTCTCAGCTGTTTGACATGCTTATGCACTCTTATCTTGTTAGCAAAATTCAGTCCTTCAAGGAAAAGGATGTTATGCACATGAAACTTCTTTTCTGTTGCACTGGTCATATTGATCTGCACTGTTTCTGTTGTTAATCAAACAAATCATGGTTTACATCCATTATGCTCCTTTTTTTTATTTGTCTCATCTCATTACTGGCTATTATATTGACTTGCAGGATGCTAAGGTGACAATGCTTGGAGTTGTACCCAGCATTGTTCGCACATGGAAAAATACAGATTGTACTGCAGGATTTGATTGGTCAACCATCAGGTAATTTCTGGATTGGTTTGCCTTGGATGTCTTTTTATTCTGTTTTAACTTGCATAAGGGAAATATTATGCCAATGCCATCTAGTTATCTCTAATACTGTTCACTTATGCAGATGCTTTAGCTCAACTGGGGAGGCATCAAGTGTGGATGATTATTTGTGGCTGATGGGAAGAGCTTTCTACAAGCCAGTAATC encodes:
- the LOC127301227 gene encoding probable acyl-activating enzyme 17, peroxisomal, with product MATAPHKPLAAITAADLAAAGAAAADAAALHSAVRTALGGGASPAAAWAELSRAALRPDLPFAVHRMLYYGCFAGSPSATPPAWTPHPEEAALTNVGRVLEARGRELIGESYKDPVASFRDFHKFSNENPEAYWKLVFEEMGIAFSVEPSCILRDSDAYPGGEWLPGAVLNAAENCLAAKPGRNSGDVAIVWRDEGKDSEPLNFVTLEELRKQVCLVANALDTLDLPKGSAIAIDMPMNVNAVVIYLAIVLAGYVVVSIADSFAAPAISTRLKISEAKAIFTQDCILRDDKELPLYSRVVEAKAPMAIVIPARGSTPIKGLRTDDLSWQDFLGRADPTKADIYTAVEQPAYQFSNILFSSGTTGEPKAIPWTHLTPLKAAADGWCHMDIRRGDVVAWPTNLGWMMGPWLVYASLLNGASMALYNGSPNSSGFAKFVQDAKVTMLGVVPSIVRTWKNTDCTAGFDWSTIRCFSSTGEASSVDDYLWLMGRAFYKPVIEYCGGTEIGGGFVTGSLLQPQALSAFSTPAMGCNMFILDSNGNPLPQDSAGIGELALDPTLFGSSTTLLNADHHEVYFSGMPQWNAKVLRRHGDEFERTAEGYYRAHGRADDTMNLGGIKVSSIEIERICNRVNDTILETAAIGVPPVGGGPEQLTIAVVFRDQSPQAEDLNQLKLLFNSALKKLNPLFKVSSVIVVPSLPRTASNKVMRRVLRKEFTQAKPSKI